ATTATCAAAATATTGTGGTAGTACAGATATTTCATTAAGTAAGATAGGGATTAAAGAACTTGAAGCATTTAAGGAAGTAAATAATTATCCTGAGGGAGAGATATATTTTACTACAGGAATGAACAGAACAAATGAAACTATGAAAATCATATATCCCAATATTCAATATGAAGTAATAGATGGATTTAAGGAATATAATTTTGGAATATTTGAGATGAAATCTTATGAAGAGTTGAAATTTAATAAAAGTTATTTATCATGGATAAATGATGAAATGGGAGAAGTAGTTTGTCCTAATGGGGAAAGTAAAAAAGACTATAGAAAAAGGATTCAAGAAACATTTATAAATATAACAAAAGATATTATTGCTAAAAATATATCAAATGCAGTATTTATTTGCCATGGTGGAACTATAGGAACTATACTAGAATTATTCTATGATAATTCTAAAAACTTTTATCAGTGGCAACCTAGATGTGGAGAGGGTTATAAGATAGTAGTAACTGGTAAAGAAAAAATTGAAATTATTGATGTAGAAAGAATATTTGAGGTTTGATTTATGATATGTTTAACAATAGGTGTTTTATTAGATTTTATAATAGGAGATCCACAAAATCCTATTCATCCCGTTAGAATTATAGCAATGCTGGCTAAAAATTTAGAAGAAAGATTACGTAAAATTATGAATAATAACTTGAAATTAGCAGGAGCTATTATGTGGTTTCTAGTTATTGCTATAACATTTTTTGTTTCTAGTGTTGTTGTTATAATTTTTAATAGAATTAATAATTATTTAGGAATTTTAGTTTCATCAGTTATGATTTATTTCTGCATTTCTTCTAAGGGACTTATAGTTGAGGGATTAAAAGTTGTTAAGTTTATACTAAATAATGATATTATAGGAGCAAGAAAACAGCTTTCATATATAGTGGGAAGAGATACAAGTAGTTTAGAGAAAGATGGAATTTTAAAAGCTGTTGTAGAAACTTTAGCAGAAAATTTATCTGATGGAGTAGTAGCACCATTATTTTATATAGGGATAGGTGGAGCACCACTTGGGATTATGTATAAGGCTGTAAATACTATGGATTCTATGTTCGGATATAAAAATGAAAGATATAGGGAATTCGGATATTTTTCAGCTAAAGCCGATGATATATTTAATTATATTCCTGCTCGTTTAACAGCTATTCTAATAATATTAGTATCTTTTATTTTGAGGTTAAATACTAAAAATTCCTTTAAGGTTTATAAGAGAGATAGGAATAAACATCTTAGTCCTAATAGTGCACATCCTGAAGCTGCTGTAGCAGGAGCGTT
Above is a genomic segment from Clostridium bornimense containing:
- the cbiB gene encoding adenosylcobinamide-phosphate synthase CbiB; protein product: MICLTIGVLLDFIIGDPQNPIHPVRIIAMLAKNLEERLRKIMNNNLKLAGAIMWFLVIAITFFVSSVVVIIFNRINNYLGILVSSVMIYFCISSKGLIVEGLKVVKFILNNDIIGARKQLSYIVGRDTSSLEKDGILKAVVETLAENLSDGVVAPLFYIGIGGAPLGIMYKAVNTMDSMFGYKNERYREFGYFSAKADDIFNYIPARLTAILIILVSFILRLNTKNSFKVYKRDRNKHLSPNSAHPEAAVAGALNLRLGGPNYYFGKLVEKPYIGDYLKDIEVEDVYITNKIIYSVTILSYIIAIVLIFIIGR
- a CDS encoding histidine phosphatase family protein; translation: MKSYNLYFIRHGKTKANELSKYCGSTDISLSKIGIKELEAFKEVNNYPEGEIYFTTGMNRTNETMKIIYPNIQYEVIDGFKEYNFGIFEMKSYEELKFNKSYLSWINDEMGEVVCPNGESKKDYRKRIQETFINITKDIIAKNISNAVFICHGGTIGTILELFYDNSKNFYQWQPRCGEGYKIVVTGKEKIEIIDVERIFEV